A DNA window from Halomicrobium mukohataei DSM 12286 contains the following coding sequences:
- a CDS encoding PAS domain S-box protein: protein MISLWHDVVPFVGAASGEWFFSVSGGVTGFDTFSIAFVLTGLVGLAVRGDADDPIAQLTEKVRRVAAGADDVTFTTDRDDEIGALYDAIDDLVTATDAEDQTDEAFRRSIYEITSDPALDDDAKLDRLLELGCERLGVETGFIAQIDQADGRYEIERATGPLVAEESVFDLSETLCRRTITSDDVLGIADTAAASDLDDSEYADSDVRSYIGSKLLVDGELYGTLCFVGPEPRERPFSHAEKAFVDLVGRWISQTVERRERMETLERHASMLDSLFEELPVSLYVKDEAGRHLRKSVSDRVTEFPDDEEWYRGKTDLDIYDEELARQTYADDMQVIESGEPIIGKEEYNPVAEEWVVSSKVPWRGPDGEVCGLIGVTQYVTERKEHERKLEAIVQNTTNQIYIKDSDGVYQFVNEATAELFDREPAEILGKRDDELFDSGTTEALISEDRNVLSSGETVTTTTTAEIDGERRSFLDNKYPYRDESGEIIGVMGISKDITERQARERKLRERKRELATLMSNLPGMVYRCRNEPDWPFEFVSDGCRELTGYEPAAIRSGAVNWAEDIIVGDNDELWETVQRAVDEHEQFEVTYPIETADGQRRWLWERGVGIYDDDGTVRALEGVVTDVTDRKARERELRRTNERLNTLIDASPDALILTDPDGVVELWNPAAERIFGWSESEVVGDTLPFVPADRESEFDAFRERLLSGESISSVETRRRRTDGTLIDVSLSAAPLRDVDGEITGIMAVMEDITERKCQERQLREHQRELDRYREFTEDILDAVDDVFYVLDEDGSLQRWNSAHTQVTGYSDAEIESMHATDFFAPEHRSEIEAAIEETKATGDAVVEVPYLTKDGEQVPHEFVAVALEDPDGNQLVAGIGRDISERKRRERQLERTTDLLSRAEEMAAIGGWAAVVEDGAAVDTTWTDKLFDIFGLADDEARSVEAMPQFYHPDDRERHRDAIERALDHGIGWEQELRLDTPDGTQRWVHTIGEPVLEDGTVVEIRGSVQDITAQKQRELALESLHDSARGLLTTESIDDATRLIVDTAASLLDQAAVGIYLYDETTNLLEPASVSPGFEALCGGEPDAVGPGTESFLWHAYVTGTQSVLEGVDTSGESGLFVDAVDTGIVVPIGSHGVFAALDEAGEIGERDRSLVETLVATAAAAFERLESEATLREREAEIEAQNERLRRQIRANETIRSVDQTLIGATDRDQLEAAVCERLVDDEDISFAWIGSFDSGGETLQARAWAGEGESYLDTPSFDRSATHSDPAVSAAVDDEPVAVSNIAQNVQQAAWRRAALAVGHQSALAVPVSLDDYQYGVLAVYADEPDVFGEFETAVFAELGTSIANAITSITTRQALNADTLTALELCVEDTTDPLLDIAFESGCTVTYEGVGTVSSDETRLFVRVSGCAPATVSELLADRHTIADHHLVSESEDGGVFEVTIRGETVLARLARQGGRVRKIAAEGSGIDIEVDVPTSVDVRSFVETLTDDGTVELVSRRERARSPESDPALAESILGALTDRQREVLRTGYFSGFFNWPRDTTGQELAAMLDVSQPTVNRHLRLGQQRVMRRLFDDEPEAE from the coding sequence ATGATCTCACTCTGGCACGACGTGGTCCCGTTCGTCGGGGCGGCCAGCGGGGAGTGGTTCTTCTCGGTCTCCGGCGGCGTGACGGGGTTTGACACGTTCTCGATCGCGTTCGTGCTTACCGGACTGGTCGGCCTGGCGGTCCGGGGCGACGCCGACGATCCGATCGCACAGTTGACCGAGAAGGTGCGTCGCGTGGCAGCCGGCGCGGACGACGTCACGTTCACGACCGACCGCGACGACGAGATCGGTGCGCTGTACGACGCGATCGACGACCTCGTCACTGCGACCGACGCCGAGGACCAGACCGACGAGGCGTTTCGCCGTTCGATCTACGAGATCACGAGCGATCCGGCGCTCGACGACGACGCGAAACTCGACCGGCTGCTCGAACTGGGCTGTGAGCGACTCGGGGTCGAGACCGGCTTCATCGCACAGATCGACCAGGCCGACGGGCGCTACGAGATCGAGCGGGCGACCGGCCCGCTCGTCGCCGAGGAGAGCGTGTTCGACCTCTCCGAGACGCTCTGTCGTCGGACGATCACGTCCGACGACGTGCTCGGTATCGCCGACACGGCCGCGGCGAGCGACCTCGACGACTCCGAGTACGCGGACTCGGACGTGCGCAGCTACATCGGCTCGAAGCTACTCGTCGATGGGGAACTGTACGGGACGCTCTGTTTCGTCGGCCCGGAGCCCCGAGAGCGTCCGTTCAGCCACGCAGAGAAGGCCTTCGTCGATCTCGTGGGTCGGTGGATCAGCCAGACCGTCGAGCGCCGCGAACGGATGGAGACGCTGGAGCGACACGCCTCGATGCTCGATTCCCTGTTCGAGGAGTTGCCCGTCTCCCTGTACGTCAAAGACGAGGCGGGGAGACACCTCCGCAAGTCGGTCTCCGACCGGGTGACGGAGTTCCCGGACGACGAGGAGTGGTACCGCGGCAAGACCGACCTCGACATCTACGACGAGGAGCTGGCCCGACAGACCTACGCCGACGACATGCAGGTCATCGAGTCGGGCGAACCGATCATCGGGAAAGAGGAGTACAATCCCGTGGCAGAGGAGTGGGTGGTCTCCTCCAAAGTGCCCTGGCGAGGACCCGACGGCGAGGTGTGTGGGCTGATCGGCGTCACGCAGTACGTCACCGAGCGAAAGGAACACGAACGGAAGCTGGAGGCGATCGTCCAGAACACGACCAACCAGATATACATCAAGGACTCGGACGGCGTCTACCAGTTCGTCAACGAGGCGACTGCGGAGCTGTTCGACCGCGAGCCGGCGGAGATTCTGGGGAAGCGAGACGACGAACTCTTCGACAGCGGGACCACCGAGGCGCTCATTTCGGAGGACCGCAACGTCCTGTCGTCGGGCGAAACCGTGACGACGACGACGACGGCGGAGATCGACGGCGAGCGCCGGTCCTTCCTCGACAACAAGTACCCGTACCGAGACGAGTCGGGCGAGATCATCGGCGTCATGGGGATCAGCAAGGACATCACCGAGCGACAGGCACGCGAACGAAAGCTGCGTGAGCGCAAGCGCGAGCTCGCGACCCTGATGAGCAACCTCCCGGGGATGGTGTATCGCTGTCGAAACGAACCCGACTGGCCCTTCGAGTTCGTCAGCGACGGGTGCCGGGAGCTGACGGGGTACGAGCCAGCGGCGATCCGGAGCGGGGCGGTCAACTGGGCCGAAGACATCATCGTCGGCGACAACGACGAGCTGTGGGAGACGGTCCAGCGCGCTGTCGACGAACACGAACAGTTCGAGGTCACCTATCCGATCGAGACCGCCGACGGGCAGCGTCGGTGGCTGTGGGAACGCGGCGTCGGTATCTACGACGACGACGGGACCGTCCGAGCCCTGGAGGGCGTCGTCACCGACGTGACCGATCGCAAGGCACGCGAGCGCGAGCTTCGCCGGACCAACGAGCGGCTCAACACGCTCATCGACGCCTCGCCCGACGCCCTCATTCTGACCGACCCGGACGGCGTCGTCGAGCTGTGGAACCCCGCCGCCGAGCGCATCTTCGGCTGGAGCGAGTCGGAGGTCGTCGGCGACACGCTGCCGTTCGTCCCGGCCGACAGGGAGTCCGAGTTCGACGCGTTCCGCGAGCGGCTGCTGTCCGGCGAGTCGATCAGCAGCGTCGAGACGCGACGACGCCGCACGGACGGCACACTGATCGACGTGAGCCTCTCGGCGGCCCCGCTGCGAGACGTCGACGGCGAGATCACCGGGATCATGGCCGTCATGGAGGACATCACGGAGCGCAAGTGCCAGGAGCGCCAGCTCCGGGAACACCAGCGCGAACTCGACCGCTACCGGGAGTTCACCGAAGACATCCTCGACGCCGTCGACGACGTGTTCTACGTCCTCGACGAGGACGGCTCCCTCCAGCGCTGGAACAGCGCACACACGCAGGTGACGGGCTACTCGGACGCGGAGATCGAATCGATGCACGCGACGGACTTCTTCGCGCCCGAACACCGCAGCGAGATCGAGGCGGCGATCGAAGAGACGAAAGCGACCGGTGACGCGGTGGTCGAGGTTCCCTACCTGACCAAAGACGGCGAGCAGGTCCCACACGAGTTCGTCGCCGTCGCTCTCGAAGACCCGGACGGGAACCAGCTCGTCGCGGGAATCGGGCGAGACATCAGCGAGCGAAAGCGCCGGGAGCGCCAGCTCGAACGCACGACGGACCTGCTTTCGCGAGCCGAAGAGATGGCGGCGATCGGCGGCTGGGCGGCGGTCGTCGAGGACGGCGCGGCCGTCGACACCACGTGGACCGACAAACTGTTCGACATCTTCGGGCTGGCCGACGACGAGGCCCGCTCGGTGGAGGCGATGCCCCAGTTCTACCACCCCGACGATCGGGAGCGACACCGCGACGCCATCGAGCGCGCGCTCGACCACGGGATCGGGTGGGAGCAGGAACTGCGACTCGACACTCCCGACGGCACCCAGCGGTGGGTCCACACCATCGGAGAGCCGGTTCTCGAAGACGGCACTGTCGTCGAGATCAGGGGCTCGGTCCAGGACATCACCGCACAGAAGCAACGCGAACTCGCGCTGGAGTCGCTCCACGACTCGGCGCGCGGGCTGTTGACGACGGAGTCGATCGACGACGCCACCCGGTTGATCGTCGACACGGCCGCATCGCTGCTCGACCAGGCAGCGGTCGGGATCTACCTGTACGACGAGACGACGAACCTGCTCGAACCCGCCTCGGTGTCTCCGGGCTTCGAAGCGCTCTGTGGCGGCGAGCCGGATGCCGTCGGGCCGGGGACGGAGTCGTTCCTCTGGCACGCCTACGTCACCGGGACCCAGAGCGTCCTCGAAGGCGTCGACACCAGCGGCGAGTCGGGCCTTTTCGTCGACGCGGTCGACACCGGCATCGTGGTGCCGATCGGGAGCCACGGCGTCTTCGCCGCACTCGACGAGGCCGGCGAGATCGGTGAGAGAGATCGTTCCCTCGTCGAGACGCTGGTCGCGACCGCGGCGGCCGCCTTCGAGCGACTCGAAAGCGAGGCCACGCTGCGCGAGCGCGAGGCCGAGATCGAGGCCCAGAACGAGCGGCTCAGACGCCAGATCCGGGCCAACGAGACGATCCGCTCCGTCGATCAGACCCTCATCGGTGCGACCGATCGAGACCAGCTCGAAGCGGCGGTGTGCGAGCGGCTGGTCGACGACGAGGACATCTCCTTCGCCTGGATCGGGTCGTTCGATTCCGGCGGCGAGACGCTCCAGGCCCGTGCGTGGGCCGGTGAGGGCGAGTCGTATCTGGACACGCCCTCGTTCGACCGCTCGGCGACGCACTCCGACCCGGCCGTCTCGGCGGCGGTGGACGACGAGCCGGTCGCGGTCTCGAACATCGCCCAGAACGTCCAGCAGGCGGCGTGGCGACGAGCGGCACTCGCCGTGGGTCACCAGTCGGCGCTCGCGGTCCCCGTCTCGCTCGACGACTACCAGTACGGCGTGCTGGCGGTGTACGCCGACGAGCCGGACGTGTTCGGCGAGTTCGAGACAGCCGTGTTCGCGGAGCTGGGGACGAGCATCGCCAACGCGATCACGAGCATCACGACCCGGCAGGCGCTCAACGCCGACACGCTGACCGCGCTCGAACTGTGCGTCGAGGACACGACGGACCCGCTGCTCGACATCGCGTTCGAGAGCGGCTGTACGGTCACTTACGAGGGCGTGGGTACCGTTTCGTCCGACGAGACTCGACTGTTCGTCCGGGTGAGTGGCTGTGCTCCCGCGACCGTCTCGGAGCTGCTCGCCGATCGGCATACGATCGCCGACCACCACCTCGTCTCCGAGAGCGAGGACGGCGGCGTGTTCGAGGTGACGATCCGGGGCGAGACGGTCCTCGCTCGACTCGCCCGGCAGGGCGGGCGAGTGCGAAAGATCGCCGCCGAGGGGTCCGGCATCGACATCGAGGTCGACGTGCCGACCTCGGTGGACGTGCGCTCGTTCGTCGAGACGCTCACCGACGACGGCACGGTCGAACTGGTCAGCCGACGCGAACGCGCACGCTCTCCGGAGTCCGACCCCGCGCTCGCCGAGTCGATCCTGGGGGCGTTGACGGACCGCCAGCGGGAGGTTCTCCGGACGGGCTACTTCTCGGGGTTCTTCAACTGGCCGCGCGACACGACCGGCCAGGAACTCGCGGCGATGCTCGACGTGTCCCAGCCGACCGTCAACCGCCACCTCCGACTGGGCCAACAGCGAGTCATGCGACGGCTGTTCGACGACGAGCCCGAAGCGGAGTGA
- a CDS encoding SHOCT domain-containing protein, whose amino-acid sequence MSWFSRNRHWLLLALVAVTTVLAVGTVGVGLVAVLAGLAGGAGLGAVLGDVALVLSIAALLVAADVAFALAFLVTLARRASLPSLPENDRVADGFERAERIVPPLSRLALADRFAVSTETRRERLKERYVDGEITEVEYERRLQALLAEADDAVASAGDQIEADLAAGGEQTTARRAADSGTTSTELESDAE is encoded by the coding sequence GTGTCCTGGTTTAGCCGCAATCGCCACTGGCTGTTGCTCGCGCTCGTCGCGGTGACGACGGTCCTCGCCGTCGGGACCGTCGGTGTCGGGCTGGTCGCGGTCCTCGCCGGACTGGCCGGCGGTGCCGGTCTCGGTGCCGTGCTGGGCGACGTGGCGCTCGTGTTGTCGATCGCTGCCCTCCTGGTCGCCGCAGACGTCGCGTTCGCACTGGCCTTTCTCGTCACCCTCGCACGCCGGGCGTCGCTGCCCTCTCTGCCCGAGAACGACCGTGTCGCCGACGGCTTCGAACGCGCCGAGCGAATCGTCCCGCCGCTGTCTCGACTGGCACTCGCCGACCGCTTCGCCGTCTCGACGGAGACCAGGCGCGAGCGGCTGAAAGAGCGCTACGTCGACGGCGAGATCACGGAGGTCGAGTACGAGCGCCGGTTGCAGGCACTGCTGGCCGAGGCCGACGACGCGGTCGCGTCGGCCGGAGACCAGATCGAGGCCGACCTCGCCGCTGGCGGGGAGCAGACGACGGCCCGAAGAGCGGCCGACAGCGGAACCACCAGTACCGAACTCGAATCCGACGCCGAGTAG
- a CDS encoding HalOD1 output domain-containing protein yields the protein MKRHAQTPSLRVVDAVAAETDTDPTELTPLGTVIDADALDALVSSAGDLSVNFEYEGYRISIDSDDQLALEPLSEEI from the coding sequence GTGAAACGCCACGCGCAAACACCGTCGCTGCGCGTCGTCGACGCAGTTGCAGCCGAAACCGACACCGATCCGACCGAACTCACGCCGCTTGGCACAGTCATCGACGCCGACGCGCTCGACGCACTCGTCTCGTCTGCCGGCGACCTCTCCGTGAACTTCGAGTACGAAGGTTACCGAATCTCGATCGACAGCGACGACCAGCTCGCGCTCGAACCGCTGTCGGAGGAGATCTGA
- the folP gene encoding dihydropteroate synthase has translation MRGKAVHRLLKTRVQPRQAQYLKEELLSLGGDCATSGLNDQDEEMLDVLLMGTMAQFRRLTDKLDGQPYGLASLADELRTALDIQQPDRDRGYPWDDGTAVMGICNITPDSFHDGGEYDAVEDAVSRAESMVAAGVDVLDVGGESTRPGADEIPVEEEIERIVPVIERLADLDAAVAVDTRKAPVARAALDAGADILNDVSGLEDPEMRLVAADYDVPVVVMHSIEVPVDPDSAVDYDDVVEDCIDQLTERVLLAEKAGLDREQIVVDPGLGFGKSAAESFELLGRLEEFQSLGCPILVGHSHKSMFELVGAEAGDCLDATIAGTTLAAERGADIVRVHDVPEAVTAVNVVEAADEPGSFVDEG, from the coding sequence ATGCGCGGCAAGGCGGTCCACCGCCTCCTCAAGACGCGGGTCCAGCCCCGACAGGCACAGTACCTCAAAGAAGAGCTGCTCTCGCTGGGTGGGGACTGTGCGACCTCGGGGCTGAACGACCAGGACGAGGAGATGCTGGACGTACTCCTGATGGGGACGATGGCCCAGTTCCGCCGCCTGACGGACAAGCTCGACGGCCAACCGTACGGCCTCGCGTCGCTGGCCGACGAACTCCGGACCGCGCTGGACATCCAGCAGCCCGATCGAGACCGGGGCTATCCCTGGGACGACGGCACCGCAGTCATGGGGATCTGTAACATCACGCCGGACTCCTTCCACGACGGCGGGGAGTACGACGCCGTCGAGGACGCCGTTTCCCGCGCCGAGTCGATGGTCGCGGCCGGCGTCGACGTCCTCGACGTCGGCGGCGAGTCCACCCGCCCCGGCGCGGACGAGATCCCCGTCGAGGAGGAGATCGAGCGCATCGTCCCGGTGATCGAGCGCCTCGCCGACCTCGACGCCGCCGTCGCCGTCGACACACGCAAGGCACCGGTCGCCCGCGCCGCGCTGGACGCCGGTGCGGACATCCTCAACGACGTGTCCGGGCTCGAAGACCCCGAGATGCGCCTCGTCGCCGCAGACTACGACGTGCCCGTCGTCGTGATGCACAGCATCGAGGTACCGGTCGATCCCGACAGCGCCGTCGACTACGACGACGTGGTCGAGGACTGCATCGACCAGCTGACCGAACGCGTCCTGCTGGCCGAGAAAGCGGGCCTCGACCGCGAACAGATCGTGGTCGATCCGGGGCTGGGATTCGGCAAATCGGCGGCCGAGAGCTTCGAACTGCTGGGCCGACTCGAAGAGTTCCAGTCGCTGGGCTGCCCGATCCTGGTCGGTCACTCCCACAAGTCGATGTTCGAACTCGTCGGAGCCGAGGCCGGGGACTGCCTGGACGCCACCATCGCCGGGACGACCCTGGCCGCCGAGCGCGGGGCCGACATCGTTCGCGTCCACGATGTGCCCGAGGCCGTGACCGCCGTGAACGTGGTCGAAGCCGCCGACGAGCCTGGGTCGTTCGTCGACGAAGGCTAA
- the purH gene encoding bifunctional phosphoribosylaminoimidazolecarboxamide formyltransferase/IMP cyclohydrolase, which translates to MKIAGLASNRGRNLMNVADRAPGGAELAVVLTNDADAPVIEAAAERDIPTEVVERPDDQEREAHELRVLDAIEEYDFDLVCLDGYMRVLTETFLDEVPTTLNVHPSLLPAFPGMDAHEQVLDAGVKTTGCTVHVVDEEVDDGPIVTQEPIPVYDGDDVADLKERVLYEGEFTAYPRAIEWFAEDRVTVDWDAHSVTVEGDDGGPFPARRLVSNDRTADLRYGENPHQDAAVYADRTTEEASVVHADQLNEGAKALSYNNYNDADGALNLIKEFDEPAAAVIKHTNPAGCATADSVAEAYERALSTDPQSAFGGIVALNRECDVATAEQIVDSFKEIVVAPGYTDDALDVLFQKENLRVLDVGDGRTGESGRPENYDVTEPITEKPLVGGRLVQERDTQHLTADDLEVVTDREPTDEQIESMLFAWHTLKHVKSNGILFAKGTETVGIGMGQVSRVDAVRLAAMKADEHAQGKDADGAVMASDAFFPFPDGLEAAAEAGIEAVIQPGGSKNDDMVIEAANEHDVAMVLTGQRSFRHD; encoded by the coding sequence ATGAAAATCGCCGGTCTGGCCAGCAACCGTGGCCGCAACCTGATGAACGTCGCCGACCGCGCGCCCGGTGGAGCGGAGCTCGCGGTCGTGCTCACGAACGACGCCGACGCGCCCGTCATAGAGGCCGCCGCCGAGCGCGACATTCCCACCGAGGTCGTCGAGCGCCCCGACGACCAGGAGCGGGAAGCCCACGAACTGCGCGTGCTGGACGCCATCGAGGAGTACGACTTCGATCTGGTCTGTCTGGACGGCTACATGCGAGTCCTCACGGAGACGTTCCTCGACGAGGTGCCCACGACGCTGAACGTCCACCCGTCGCTGCTGCCCGCCTTCCCGGGCATGGACGCCCACGAGCAGGTGCTCGACGCCGGAGTCAAGACCACCGGCTGTACCGTCCACGTCGTCGACGAGGAGGTCGACGACGGCCCGATCGTCACGCAGGAACCGATCCCGGTGTACGACGGCGACGACGTGGCCGACCTCAAAGAGCGCGTCCTCTACGAGGGCGAGTTCACTGCGTATCCGCGCGCGATCGAGTGGTTCGCAGAGGACCGCGTCACCGTCGACTGGGACGCCCACAGCGTCACCGTCGAGGGCGACGACGGCGGTCCGTTCCCCGCGCGCCGGCTCGTCAGCAACGACCGCACCGCCGACCTGCGCTACGGGGAGAACCCGCATCAGGACGCCGCGGTGTACGCCGACCGGACGACCGAAGAGGCCAGCGTCGTCCACGCCGACCAGCTCAACGAGGGCGCGAAGGCACTCAGCTACAACAACTACAACGACGCCGACGGAGCCCTGAATCTGATCAAGGAGTTCGACGAGCCGGCCGCCGCCGTCATCAAGCACACCAATCCCGCCGGCTGTGCGACCGCCGACTCCGTCGCCGAGGCCTACGAGCGGGCCCTCTCGACGGACCCCCAGAGCGCCTTCGGCGGCATCGTCGCGCTGAACCGCGAGTGCGACGTTGCCACGGCCGAGCAGATCGTCGACTCCTTCAAGGAGATCGTCGTCGCGCCGGGCTACACCGACGACGCGCTCGACGTGCTCTTCCAGAAGGAGAACCTGCGCGTGCTGGACGTTGGAGACGGCCGGACGGGCGAGTCCGGCCGGCCGGAAAACTACGACGTGACCGAGCCGATCACGGAGAAACCACTCGTCGGCGGCCGCCTCGTCCAGGAGCGGGACACCCAGCACCTCACGGCCGACGACCTCGAAGTCGTCACCGACCGCGAGCCCACCGACGAGCAGATCGAGTCGATGCTGTTCGCCTGGCACACGCTCAAGCACGTGAAATCGAACGGCATCCTCTTTGCCAAGGGCACGGAGACGGTCGGCATCGGGATGGGCCAGGTCTCTCGGGTCGACGCCGTCCGCCTCGCCGCGATGAAGGCCGACGAGCACGCCCAGGGCAAGGACGCCGACGGCGCGGTCATGGCGAGCGACGCCTTCTTCCCGTTCCCGGACGGCCTCGAAGCCGCCGCCGAGGCGGGCATCGAGGCGGTCATCCAGCCGGGCGGCTCGAAGAACGACGACATGGTCATCGAGGCCGCGAACGAACACGACGTGGCGATGGTCCTTACCGGCCAGCGGTCGTTCCGACACGACTGA
- a CDS encoding glycosyl hydrolase family 18 protein: MRETRRDVLRNASALVAALTGAGTAAAQQSPPAYDDGTVYTGGDRVTYDGSVWEASWWTQGTPPSTDAAVWERIDADDGGGDDSGDGSYPAWDASVAYSGGDRVTHDGSVWEAAWWTKGTEPAADATVWALVESDDGSDGDENGAPTAVVGVTPSAPTPGETVTFSGADSSDPDGDALDYEWTIDGDTVTGVEHTRSFEYAGEYAVSLTVTDGSGASDSATTTVSVSEGDGSSPGWDEHPVMAYEFQGAAPADKLTHVIQTFGSVSADGSVSAPWDAGGIDGVTTLLSIGGWKNSQGFPELASDRESRETFASECVALLRDRDLDGIDIDWEFPGPYGPDGLTSYPDDEENFAALIEECRRQFDAAAAEDDTEYYLTAALNHAESHLSGLPHDRLADALDYAKMMTYDMHSPVWVDETNHNSPLYATSGADSDDSIHNTLTYMREQGWPAEKLVMGLAFYGREFTGVESTANDGLLQPFGGSGGATGFADIDQQFGGHTRYWDDEAKVPYKFDGSSLLSYDDEESVAVKADYADERGHPIMYWASGHDPNETLIDAVNDALGK, translated from the coding sequence ATGAGAGAAACACGACGCGACGTTCTTCGGAACGCCTCGGCGCTGGTCGCAGCGTTGACCGGCGCTGGCACAGCAGCGGCACAGCAATCACCCCCGGCCTACGACGACGGCACGGTCTACACCGGCGGGGATCGAGTGACCTACGACGGTTCCGTCTGGGAGGCCAGTTGGTGGACCCAGGGGACGCCCCCGTCGACGGACGCGGCGGTCTGGGAACGCATCGACGCCGACGACGGTGGCGGTGACGACTCCGGCGACGGCTCGTACCCGGCCTGGGACGCCAGCGTCGCCTACAGTGGCGGGGACCGGGTGACTCACGACGGCTCCGTCTGGGAGGCGGCGTGGTGGACGAAAGGGACCGAGCCCGCCGCCGACGCGACCGTCTGGGCACTGGTCGAGAGCGACGACGGCTCCGACGGCGACGAGAACGGGGCACCGACGGCCGTCGTCGGCGTCACTCCCTCGGCACCGACGCCGGGCGAGACGGTGACCTTCTCCGGGGCCGACTCCTCGGACCCCGACGGCGACGCGCTGGACTACGAGTGGACCATCGACGGCGACACGGTGACCGGCGTCGAACACACGCGGTCGTTCGAGTACGCCGGGGAGTACGCCGTCAGCCTGACCGTCACCGACGGCTCGGGGGCCAGTGACTCGGCCACGACGACGGTGTCGGTCTCCGAGGGAGACGGGTCCTCGCCGGGCTGGGACGAGCACCCGGTCATGGCCTACGAGTTCCAGGGGGCAGCCCCGGCCGACAAGCTCACCCACGTCATCCAGACGTTCGGCAGCGTCAGCGCCGACGGCTCCGTCTCGGCACCGTGGGACGCCGGGGGTATCGACGGCGTCACCACGCTCCTCTCGATCGGCGGCTGGAAGAACTCCCAGGGGTTCCCGGAACTGGCGAGCGATCGGGAGAGCCGGGAGACGTTCGCCAGCGAGTGTGTCGCGCTCCTGCGTGACCGCGATCTCGACGGCATCGACATCGACTGGGAGTTCCCCGGTCCGTACGGTCCCGACGGACTCACGTCGTACCCCGACGACGAGGAGAACTTCGCCGCGCTGATCGAGGAGTGTCGCCGACAGTTCGACGCGGCCGCCGCCGAGGACGACACCGAGTACTACCTCACAGCGGCGCTGAACCACGCGGAGTCACATCTCTCCGGACTCCCCCACGACCGGCTCGCCGACGCGCTGGACTACGCGAAGATGATGACCTACGACATGCACTCGCCGGTCTGGGTCGACGAGACCAACCACAACTCGCCGCTGTACGCCACCTCCGGAGCCGACAGCGACGACTCGATCCACAACACCCTCACGTACATGCGCGAGCAGGGATGGCCCGCGGAGAAGCTCGTCATGGGACTGGCCTTCTACGGCCGCGAGTTCACCGGCGTCGAGAGCACGGCCAACGACGGGCTGCTCCAGCCCTTCGGAGGCAGCGGCGGGGCCACCGGCTTCGCCGACATCGACCAGCAGTTCGGGGGCCACACCCGCTACTGGGACGACGAGGCGAAGGTGCCCTACAAGTTCGACGGCAGTAGCCTGCTGAGCTACGACGACGAGGAGTCGGTCGCGGTCAAGGCCGACTACGCAGACGAGCGGGGCCACCCCATCATGTACTGGGCCTCCGGTCACGACCCCAACGAGACGCTGATCGACGCGGTCAACGACGCGCTCGGGAAGTGA
- a CDS encoding PAS domain-containing protein produces the protein MDTTTETLVRPTSARPATALCVDDDREYLSAIERAFEDRDELQIRVETDPSAVPDRLDGVECLVSTVRPDGPDGRSLLRAVREVAPNVPFLFHSAVPFEEIDRDALWDGPTDYLEKGSGDSHMALLAYRIGRLVGQHRLTASARRCHEALEASREATLMVTPDGAVTFANNRLATELSASPAELRGREWTELLSEASIQRLRTEAFPVAADGWSWTGQTTLATDTDEPSSSRTTLSTLDDGSAILVFHELDRTDE, from the coding sequence ATGGACACGACCACCGAGACGCTAGTTCGGCCCACGAGCGCGCGACCGGCGACAGCCCTCTGTGTCGACGACGACCGCGAGTACCTGTCGGCGATCGAACGAGCCTTCGAGGATCGCGACGAGCTCCAGATTCGCGTCGAGACCGACCCATCGGCCGTGCCCGACCGGCTCGACGGCGTCGAGTGTCTGGTCAGCACCGTCCGACCCGACGGCCCTGACGGGCGCTCGCTGCTGAGAGCGGTCCGGGAAGTCGCCCCGAACGTCCCGTTCTTGTTTCACTCGGCCGTCCCCTTCGAAGAGATCGATCGGGACGCCCTGTGGGACGGTCCGACGGACTACCTCGAAAAGGGCTCGGGCGACTCCCACATGGCACTCCTGGCGTATCGCATCGGCCGACTCGTCGGGCAACACCGCCTGACTGCGAGCGCGCGGCGCTGTCACGAGGCCCTCGAAGCGAGCCGCGAGGCCACGCTGATGGTCACGCCAGACGGTGCGGTGACCTTCGCCAACAACCGACTCGCGACGGAACTGTCCGCGTCGCCGGCCGAGCTGCGCGGCCGAGAGTGGACCGAGCTGCTATCGGAGGCGTCCATCCAGCGACTCCGGACAGAGGCGTTCCCCGTCGCCGCCGACGGGTGGAGCTGGACCGGACAGACGACGCTCGCTACCGACACCGACGAGCCGAGCAGTTCGCGGACGACGCTGTCGACGCTCGACGACGGGAGCGCGATCCTGGTGTTTCACGAACTGGATCGGACCGACGAGTAG